The SAR324 cluster bacterium genome contains the following window.
TGAATATTCAAGATCGTGAGCAGAGGTCTTGAAGTCGATTCCTTCAGTTGACAGACCGTATAACTTCATCACCATCCTGAGAACGTGACGATCTGATAAATAGGTCACAGATGGATCAGTATGTCCGATCCCCATTTCGTAACTGTTTGCCACTACATATTTTGCAAAGAGTTCTAACGTTTTTTGGTATTGTGTATAAATCTGCGTGCAATCCGATTCCGCAATCACTGCACCGAGGAACATGAATCCAACTATTCCGTCCTTGCTGATTGAAGTTGTCTGCTTTCCATCTGCAAGTTCCGGATGGCGGAATAGCCTCCCGTTCGTGTCCTGTAACTGTTTGTATCCTTCCCATAACTCAACAATCTCCTCTGTTCGATATGCTTCTTCCCTTCTGGAATGAATGGATTGTCAGCACAGGATGTAATGAATAATGCAATGATGAGTAGGTATTTCATATTTTTCCCCTTAAAATATCGAAAATTCCAAATACAGAATGGCAATATCTGACATTTAATAATTAGTGTTCACCTTGTATGTGCCAGTAACTTGAATATGATACCCATCTGAATACGCATAATAAGCAACAGTTTGACCTCTGTTGACATCAGTTGCTACTACCCTTCCAGTCCCCTGTGGATTGTTGTTTGTAGTTGCAGGAATCATTTGGATAACTCCAATCAATGCGGTGTACGCTGGACTACTGCCAGGGTAATCACAAGGAGTTGGAAGTATAAAATTAAAGCCATTCACGCCGGACCCACCACTTACATTGGAAGCAAAATATTTAGCACTGAAGTTAATACTGCCACCAACTCTAATAAATTTCCCAAGACCATCCAAAGCTAAAGATGAATTGAAACCGCCACCTATATCAGATAGGTCGGGTTCCCAAAGCCCAGATGTAGAATCTCCTTCTTGTTGATGGACGAATTGTCTAATGATAACATCACTTGCATTACCCTGACAATAAAATGCTGTCCCTACTTGTCGTCCGAATGTGTAGCCTGAAGGCATAGCAATTCCGGAATTGACAGCACTTCCATCATTAAGACCACCAAACGTCTTTTTACTTTTTGATGCTACACAGGAGGTTCCAGATGTGCCATATATGACGTGCATGTAATACCAGCCATTTGCAAAATCTCCTGTGTCAATAGAATTTGCTCCTGCCACGGCACTGCTGTCCATCAACTCATTCACTGAACTTAGAACCAACGCCAAACCAGAGGCATTATAAACAGTCACATAATCTGCTGTAACAACAACATCGTCATCTGGGCTATTGGGCACTTGATAAACTGCAATATTTTCATCACGTTTATTAGGTGTGAATGAGCTTCCAATAGCAATACCAGAACCAGGAACTTTCTCAGTGATTGTATTGAACTTAACTGTATCCACGACTTCCAGATTTCGTCCAGTAGGGATTACAACATCATCCCCTACATCAAGACCAAGAGCATTCTTAACATTATCAATCTGAGACTGGAATGTGGACAAAGCTGGCGAAGTCTGCTCATCTCCAGACATTTCTTTACTGAAACGATGGTCACTTACTTTTTTAATAATGGGCATAAATTCCTTTGTGTCTGAGACAATGTTGTAAATTTTTTGTGCTTAACGCTGTGGAAGTGTTAAGCACAGGATGTTATTGATGATGCGATGATTGGAGGTATTTCATAAAAACCTTAAAAAAGTTTATACACATATCCACGCAAATAAATAGACCCTGAATCCACAGTCCCTCCTGTATAGTATTTTAAGTAATCGCTATAAACTATAATTTCACCACTCGTTTGTACTTCGGAACTTGTCCCCACAGACAATGCCGTAATAGAATTAAGACAATTACCAGCGGTTGTTGAATCGTTATCAGTTGTTACATCTAAACCACCATTATCAGCGTTAAGATAAACACTTATTTTTATTGAGTGTGTGATACTTTGTGGAGTGAATTCACTTGAAAAAGAAACAGACCCCGCTGCTGTGATACCGGATTTTACAGTGACTGATTCCATACCAACATGATTCCCAATTTGATGAAAACGAATGAAATTGCTCGAAGTATTTCTAACAGCCCCCACAAGACGTTTAAAAAGGTACCCTGATGGCATTGTGGGTGCTGTTGATGAAATAGACAAAAGTGAAGCCGTGGTTGTTCCATTCCAAATCACCCAGATGTAATACCAACTATTAACCGCTTCAGCTCCAGTATCCAATCCATTTACGCCTGAAACTGTAATATCAGCAGTTAGATTTACAGCAGATAAAACCTGAGCCAAGCCAGCAGTATTATAAACAGTCAAGAAATCCGCATCAATATCCACCTGATAAAGTGGATTTGTTGCATTCACCTTAACAACAACGCCTTCATCACGTTTATTAGGTGTGAATGCACTGCCGATAGCAATACCAGAACCGGGATTCTTCTCGGTGATTGTATCAGTGTATGAATCATTCACAGTAACACTGTTAAAGGCCACGTCTGATGTTGGAGAAACATCCTGATCCGACAATCCAGTATATCCAAATTGCTCTCTGAAGGTCAGAACCTCACCTGCCAGCAAAGCACCAGCAGCAGTCAATGTGATGCTGTTGGCATTGGTTTCAGTATAGTGATTACCTAAAAGGTATCTCAACCCAGAGCTGTGATACACTTCCAATGATTTTCCATCTTTTGTGTAAGCTCCACTGTGAGGAATCACTATGACATCTCCTGCTCCTTTATTACTTGGAGCTACATAATCCTCATACAAATGGGTGTTGGATGTGTATGTCACTAAACCTAAATAATCATACAATACTCCAAAGCTGTTCAGACTATCTTCCGCAGTTTGTGACGTGATTTTGATCTTCAATCCATAAAACCCGCCAGAAAGATAAATAGTTTCACCCGCATTGCAGTTGGTGAAAGATCCTGAATATGCACCTTCAGACACCACAGCAACATCATAGCTGACCTGAAAGTTTGCATCACTGAGTAAGGTATCCAAGTGAACATAAAACTTGTAGTCTATGGCTGTGCCTGGAACTACAATTTCTTTGATTATGTACTGCCCCACCTGAAAATCGTATCGTTTTTCAGCAGAATTATAACTGGCAGTACCATCCAAAATAGTCCCAATGGCGTTGAAAATATCAAAATACAACTCATTGTACGGAGTTGATCCTAACAACGTGGCATAAATTCCATCATCGGAAAACGAATCTCCTGTGCCACTGCCACCACCGCCGAAGCTGGCGAGTTGCGCTGCGACACCCTGAAACTTCGTGATCTCTTCTTTCAAATCTTTTTGTGGAACGTCAATATAAACTGATGTCCCAGATCCCATGACGGTGGTTCTTTGTGCCAGCGCAATGGTCTCCAACGATTGATACGCCACATCCGCATAAACGGACAACACCGCACAACCTTTGAGAATTGAAAGCCCTGCTGATGTGGAAACATACAACTGCTGGGTCGAATCGTCAAAGTCCATCGCCGTGATGTCATTGCCCAGAATTCCAGCCTTAGAATTCAAACTGAACAAGTATTTTTCCATGAGGAAGATCAACGCCGCCTGTTCTTCGGTAATCGTGGTTTTTCCAATTCGGAGTAGAGACAGGGTTCCATTGCTCAACGCATTGGACACCGTGTGTTCCAGGCCGATAAGAATCGTCGCAGATCCGTTTGTGAGCGTTCCCGCAGCATTGGTGATAGTCACATCTGCCGTTTCCAAGGCGCCATTGATGAACATTTTCAACACACCTGCTTTCCTGGTCAAAACGACACTGATCCATTCGTTTGTCCTGACCAACCTTGATGAACTGATTTTGTCTGAGGTTGAAAACCCATCATTTGTGATCTCAAAATGCAATTTACCGTCTGTTCCTACATACACTTTCCACCCTGAATTTTGATATGAGGAGGTGTAATAGGCATAAATCGCAATCGTTTCTAACGAGGATTGTCCTGTGTGTTCTTTGAGCCAAAACTGGATGGCAAAATCATCTGTTCCAAGATCAAAATCCGTATCATATGCCTTATTCATGAAGTTCAACGAGTTGAAACCCTTATAGGCAACCAGAGTGCATCCGGTGTTCACCACTTCCTTGGTGATCGTCCCATTGCTGGTAAAATTATTGGTTTTTCCTGATCTGTCCGTAACCCCCAAATCAGCCACATCCGTCATGTTCATGATCGCTAATATCGGATCGCCAACCATCCATCCCGTCTGGTATTCTTGCGTGATCCAGTCCGCCATTTCTTTGTTGAACAATGCCAATCCGGATGCCGAGGCCATCGCACGGAAAGTATCCAGGCTTCTCAATGCTGAACTTTTAGAGGATGCGGAGGGATTGGATAATACGGGTGGAGTTGATGCCGTACTGATGGAATAATCGGTACCGCCGAACGTTCTGGTGGTATAGGGATAAGCAAACCCGTCAATTCGGGCTGAGGTAGCATTCCCTGCCAGGATTTCCTCATCGGGGCCGGTTGTGACAAAATAATAGTCGTCTCCTGCCGTGGTTTTCATGTTGACCACGGTACCGTCTGGGAGCAACACATCCACGCCGCTCAAGGTTGCCATTGCAACAGTCGGTTGAGACAGGTTCCGTGTGGGATCATCCTCTGTTCCTGATTTGATAAAAACGTGCATCCCGTTGATGGAGGGGCTTGTCAACTTGTTGACCGTAGACAGTTGTCGCCAGCCTGTGACTGTTTGGTTCCTTAACGAAATCAAGGCTTCTGAAGCATACGAAGCTGTGGTGTTGTACCTGTACGAAGTGTCTTTGACGAAATCAATCACAAACAACTCACCCACCAATCCAGAGCATCCCACATACAAGAACCCGTTTTTTGCTCTCACAGAGGAAACCACTGAATCCACAGTCGAGCCGATCATCGTATCGTCTGCGGCTTTGGTGAATTTCATCCACAGATTGACAGTCGATCCATCCAGATCATAGATGTGGACAAAATCATCTCCCGCAACCAGCAAGGCCGTAGAGGGGAATCGGTCTTTTGCGCCACGATTCAAAGCCACACCCGCATATTCCTTGAACCATG
Protein-coding sequences here:
- a CDS encoding LamG domain-containing protein; amino-acid sequence: MPSTFTTGDLSLEKPEAGTTVWKPIEDSNKDNIDTAVSILNRRIGGAYASVVAIKAITAANRTNGMMVLLTNSTPYTAYRFHASDVSNGDDDTVLVPDTGTGRWRKYSNLTNDQILALDVAGANNANKFATESSVEHAAYGASVPDAATLKAIPTANIGDFAIRYVSGLGAEYRYIPTSTVADDGASVLRPNDNAGDGRWEILSESNPSLITRLLSTLAVTSVNDVFLYETSLDSDGGAWRELGGEKSWFKEYAGVALNRGAKDRFPSTALLVAGDDFVHIYDLDGSTVNLWMKFTKAADDTMIGSTVDSVVSSVRAKNGFLYVGCSGLVGELFVIDFVKDTSYRYNTTASYASEALISLRNQTVTGWRQLSTVNKLTSPSINGMHVFIKSGTEDDPTRNLSQPTVAMATLSGVDVLLPDGTVVNMKTTAGDDYYFVTTGPDEEILAGNATSARIDGFAYPYTTRTFGGTDYSISTASTPPVLSNPSASSKSSALRSLDTFRAMASASGLALFNKEMADWITQEYQTGWMVGDPILAIMNMTDVADLGVTDRSGKTNNFTSNGTITKEVVNTGCTLVAYKGFNSLNFMNKAYDTDFDLGTDDFAIQFWLKEHTGQSSLETIAIYAYYTSSYQNSGWKVYVGTDGKLHFEITNDGFSTSDKISSSRLVRTNEWISVVLTRKAGVLKMFINGALETADVTITNAAGTLTNGSATILIGLEHTVSNALSNGTLSLLRIGKTTITEEQAALIFLMEKYLFSLNSKAGILGNDITAMDFDDSTQQLYVSTSAGLSILKGCAVLSVYADVAYQSLETIALAQRTTVMGSGTSVYIDVPQKDLKEEITKFQGVAAQLASFGGGGSGTGDSFSDDGIYATLLGSTPYNELYFDIFNAIGTILDGTASYNSAEKRYDFQVGQYIIKEIVVPGTAIDYKFYVHLDTLLSDANFQVSYDVAVVSEGAYSGSFTNCNAGETIYLSGGFYGLKIKITSQTAEDSLNSFGVLYDYLGLVTYTSNTHLYEDYVAPSNKGAGDVIVIPHSGAYTKDGKSLEVYHSSGLRYLLGNHYTETNANSITLTAAGALLAGEVLTFREQFGYTGLSDQDVSPTSDVAFNSVTVNDSYTDTITEKNPGSGIAIGSAFTPNKRDEGVVVKVNATNPLYQVDIDADFLTVYNTAGLAQVLSAVNLTADITVSGVNGLDTGAEAVNSWYYIWVIWNGTTTASLLSISSTAPTMPSGYLFKRLVGAVRNTSSNFIRFHQIGNHVGMESVTVKSGITAAGSVSFSSEFTPQSITHSIKISVYLNADNGGLDVTTDNDSTTAGNCLNSITALSVGTSSEVQTSGEIIVYSDYLKYYTGGTVDSGSIYLRGYVYKLF